One window of SAR202 cluster bacterium genomic DNA carries:
- a CDS encoding guanylate kinase: MLVVVSGPSGVGKDAVFQYMRNLDRGWHFVVTATTRQRRRDERNGVDYIFLDRDEFERMHQSELFLESAQVYGNWYGVPKQQVREALAQGRDVLMKIDVQGAATVRKLAPGAVMIFLAPPSVEELERRLRFRASESLIDLRNRLEAAKFEMARIHEFQYKVVNQNHRLDLAAFCIESIMAAEKCRVGRGRVEIL; the protein is encoded by the coding sequence CTGTTAGTGGTGGTGTCTGGGCCTTCCGGCGTGGGCAAGGACGCGGTCTTTCAGTATATGCGAAACCTGGACAGGGGCTGGCATTTTGTAGTGACGGCCACCACTCGCCAGCGCCGCAGGGACGAGCGCAACGGCGTCGACTATATTTTTCTGGATAGGGACGAGTTCGAGAGGATGCACCAGAGTGAACTTTTCCTGGAGAGCGCGCAGGTCTACGGCAACTGGTACGGCGTGCCCAAACAGCAGGTGAGGGAGGCGCTGGCGCAGGGCAGAGATGTGCTGATGAAGATTGACGTGCAGGGCGCGGCAACGGTGAGGAAGCTGGCGCCGGGCGCGGTAATGATATTCCTGGCGCCGCCATCGGTGGAGGAGCTGGAGCGGAGGCTGCGCTTCCGGGCCAGCGAGTCGCTCATCGATTTGAGGAATCGGCTGGAGGCGGCGAAGTTTGAGATGGCGCGGATACACGAGTTCCAGTACAAGGTAGTGAATCAGAACCACCGGCTGGACCTGGCGGCCTTCTGCATCGAGTCCATAATGGCCGCTGAGAAGTGCCGGGTGGGTCGCGGCAGGGTGGAGATTCTGTAG
- the lipA gene encoding lipoyl synthase, translating into MTTQARPRLPEWFKVPMPGGPNYMELKGRMRDSKLHTVCEEARCPNIGDCWERKSATFMILGDICTRRCHYCAVTTGRPIGVDVGEPERLAQTVKEMGLKYCVITSVNRDDLADGGAFIFGMCIKRIRETTPGCQVEVLIPDFDGNEVALRRLVKARPDVLNHNIEAARRVFPKVRPKGNYQRSLELLARVKEMDAAIPTKSGIIVGLGEDVDEVVETMKDLRSVGCDLLTIGQYLRPSAKHWPIARFYKPSEFEALRKVGMEMGFKHVASGPLVRSSYHADEQHAAAKP; encoded by the coding sequence ATGACTACGCAAGCCAGGCCCCGCCTGCCGGAGTGGTTCAAGGTGCCGATGCCCGGCGGCCCCAACTACATGGAGCTAAAAGGCAGGATGCGGGACTCGAAGCTCCACACGGTGTGCGAAGAGGCCAGGTGCCCGAATATTGGCGATTGCTGGGAGCGGAAGAGCGCCACGTTCATGATTCTAGGCGACATCTGCACTAGACGGTGCCATTACTGCGCGGTGACGACGGGCCGGCCTATTGGAGTGGATGTGGGGGAGCCAGAGCGGCTGGCGCAGACGGTGAAGGAGATGGGCCTCAAGTACTGCGTTATAACCTCCGTGAACAGGGACGACCTGGCCGACGGCGGGGCTTTTATATTCGGGATGTGCATAAAGCGGATTCGTGAGACGACGCCGGGATGCCAGGTAGAGGTGTTGATACCGGACTTCGATGGGAACGAGGTGGCACTGCGTCGGCTAGTGAAGGCGCGGCCTGACGTGCTGAACCATAACATTGAGGCGGCGCGGCGAGTGTTTCCCAAGGTGCGGCCCAAAGGCAACTACCAGCGGTCGCTGGAGCTGCTGGCGCGGGTGAAAGAGATGGACGCCGCCATACCAACCAAGTCGGGGATTATTGTGGGGCTGGGGGAGGATGTGGACGAGGTGGTGGAGACGATGAAGGACCTGCGGTCGGTGGGGTGCGACCTGCTGACCATTGGGCAGTACCTGAGGCCATCGGCGAAGCACTGGCCCATCGCGCGGTTCTACAAGCCCAGCGAGTTTGAAGCGCTGCGGAAGGTGGGGATGGAGATGGGGTTCAAGCACGTGGCGTCGGGGCCGCTGGTTCGCAGCTCCTACCACGCTGACGAGCAGCACGCC